From the genome of Scytonema hofmannii PCC 7110, one region includes:
- a CDS encoding glycerophosphodiester phosphodiesterase family protein has protein sequence MADVTLKGFAVLSADTFAEGPQSGKFLTSTNGRTIPFPGQPVQGFSGVQFADQNTFWFLTDNGFGAKNNSADYLLRIYRLDPSFQGIEGGDGSVKVLNYIQLSDPDNRVPFKIVNESTSDRTLTGADFDVESFVLAKDGTLWLGDEFGPYLLHFDNTGKLLEAPISVPNSSVVKLNTLNGQTPLVVGHRGASGELPEHTLEAYKLAIERGADFIEPDLVSTKDGVLIARHEPNLIATTDVSTRSEFADRKKTKVIDGVTEEGFWAEDFTLAEIKTIRAIMPQSFRPQVFNGVFEIPTLEEVINLVKEVETQTGKKIGIYPETKHPTYHDSIGLSLEEPLLATLEKTGFTDPSRVFIQSFETSNLKELNQKTDIPLVQLLDATDVRNDGSLIETKPYDFVINGDSRTYADLRTPEGLKEIATYADGIGPWKRMIVSVKTVDKDGDGKPDDLNNDGVINDTDKVTTPPTTLVQDAHAAGLQVHPYTFRDEGRYLASDYNGNPQLEYRQFYQLGVDALFSDFPGTADLVRDQIVATFVRSPDNPDVLRRAEFDTLTGSAPIVIGHRGASGSRPEHTLEAYKLAIALGADFIEPDLVATKDGVLIARHENALAILNADGTLNASDTSTDIYQRPEFADRLTTKVIDGRTIRGWFSEDLTLAEIKTLNAIERLPDLRGTEYNNDGLKVPTLAEVIDLVQQVEKETGRKIGIYPETKHPTYFATEGKRIDGNSINTNLGKELVDTLVAKGFTDPKRIFIQSFEVGNLQELNDVLLPKAGIDVPLVQLYGGATEKPYDFTVSGDSRTYGDLATPTGLDFVNDYAAGIGPNKRLIVPAQTVDRNGDGQPDDLNGDGTISDADRVLGNATTLVQDAHTAGLLVHPYTFRNESVYLASDYNGDPVQEYKQFIELGVDGFFTDFPGTGDTIRDLYVGETVVANLGGSRGFEGLAINPSKTTLYPLLEGTVVGDPVGSLRIYKYDLQSSKFDGIAGYYQLENPSNAIGDFTVVNENEYLIIERDGGQGATAQFKKIFKVDLSQKDANGFVAKEEIANLLNVQDPNDLNGDGNKLFTFPFVTIEDVLVLDRNTILVANDNNYPGGGGRSSAPDNNEIIVLELGTTLNLDPRVGLAGLEYGLANNNLAIGNIDGFIA, from the coding sequence ATGGCAGACGTAACACTCAAGGGATTTGCAGTTCTAAGCGCAGATACATTTGCCGAAGGTCCTCAATCTGGCAAATTTCTCACAAGCACCAATGGAAGAACCATTCCATTCCCAGGTCAACCTGTTCAGGGCTTTAGTGGTGTACAGTTTGCCGACCAAAACACTTTCTGGTTCTTAACAGACAATGGTTTTGGTGCAAAAAATAATAGCGCCGATTACCTGTTACGAATTTATCGCCTTGACCCTAGCTTTCAAGGTATAGAAGGGGGTGATGGTAGTGTTAAGGTGTTGAACTACATACAACTCTCTGACCCAGATAACCGAGTCCCTTTTAAGATTGTTAATGAAAGTACGAGCGATCGCACCTTAACAGGTGCAGACTTTGATGTAGAATCATTTGTATTAGCAAAAGACGGCACACTTTGGCTCGGTGACGAGTTTGGTCCTTACTTGCTGCATTTTGACAACACGGGTAAGCTACTTGAGGCTCCTATCTCTGTACCTAACAGCAGTGTTGTTAAACTCAACACCCTCAACGGTCAAACCCCTCTAGTTGTCGGACACCGAGGTGCAAGCGGTGAATTGCCAGAACACACTCTCGAAGCTTACAAACTGGCTATCGAACGAGGTGCGGACTTCATTGAACCAGACTTGGTTTCTACTAAAGATGGAGTGCTAATCGCCCGCCACGAACCAAATTTGATTGCCACAACCGATGTCTCAACTCGTTCTGAGTTTGCTGACCGGAAAAAAACTAAAGTCATTGATGGAGTGACGGAAGAAGGTTTCTGGGCTGAAGACTTTACTTTAGCAGAAATCAAAACTATACGGGCGATTATGCCTCAAAGCTTCCGCCCTCAAGTCTTCAACGGAGTGTTTGAAATTCCTACCTTAGAAGAAGTCATCAATTTGGTCAAAGAGGTAGAAACACAAACAGGGAAAAAAATTGGTATCTATCCCGAAACCAAACACCCCACCTACCATGACTCCATTGGTCTATCTCTAGAAGAACCCCTGTTGGCAACTCTAGAAAAAACAGGATTTACTGACCCTAGTCGAGTTTTTATCCAATCCTTTGAAACCAGCAACCTCAAAGAACTGAATCAGAAAACAGACATTCCTTTAGTTCAGTTGTTAGACGCTACTGATGTTAGAAATGATGGTTCTTTGATTGAAACCAAGCCTTATGATTTTGTTATCAACGGCGATTCCCGTACTTACGCAGACCTGCGGACTCCAGAAGGCTTGAAAGAAATTGCCACTTATGCTGATGGCATTGGTCCCTGGAAGCGGATGATTGTCTCAGTGAAGACAGTTGATAAGGATGGAGATGGCAAACCAGACGACCTCAACAATGATGGGGTCATCAATGATACTGATAAAGTCACAACTCCACCCACAACACTGGTACAAGATGCCCATGCAGCAGGGTTACAGGTGCATCCTTATACCTTCCGTGATGAAGGACGTTATCTAGCATCAGATTACAATGGGAACCCACAACTAGAATACAGACAGTTCTACCAGCTTGGAGTTGATGCTCTATTCAGTGATTTTCCCGGTACTGCTGACTTAGTGCGCGACCAAATCGTCGCAACTTTTGTCCGCTCTCCTGACAACCCTGATGTCCTGAGAAGGGCTGAATTTGATACATTAACTGGTAGTGCTCCTATTGTTATTGGTCATAGAGGAGCGAGCGGCTCTCGTCCAGAGCATACTTTAGAAGCTTATAAATTAGCGATCGCATTAGGTGCAGATTTTATCGAACCCGATCTCGTCGCCACCAAAGATGGAGTCTTAATTGCTCGTCACGAAAACGCTCTTGCCATTCTCAACGCAGATGGTACGCTCAACGCTTCCGACACCAGCACCGACATTTACCAACGTCCTGAGTTTGCCGATCGCCTGACCACTAAAGTCATTGATGGTCGTACTATCAGAGGCTGGTTCTCAGAAGACCTGACCCTGGCAGAAATTAAAACTCTCAATGCTATTGAGCGCTTACCCGATTTGCGAGGAACCGAATATAACAATGATGGTTTAAAAGTTCCTACCCTAGCAGAAGTCATCGACTTGGTGCAGCAAGTTGAAAAAGAAACCGGACGCAAGATTGGCATTTATCCTGAAACCAAGCACCCCACCTATTTTGCTACGGAAGGCAAACGTATCGATGGTAACTCCATCAATACCAACTTGGGTAAAGAGTTAGTTGATACCTTAGTTGCCAAAGGCTTTACCGATCCAAAGCGGATCTTCATCCAATCCTTTGAAGTGGGCAATCTACAGGAACTTAATGATGTACTGTTACCCAAAGCAGGAATTGATGTGCCACTAGTTCAGTTATATGGTGGTGCAACAGAAAAACCTTATGACTTTACAGTCAGTGGCGACTCCCGTACCTACGGCGACTTAGCAACCCCAACAGGGCTAGACTTTGTCAATGACTACGCTGCTGGTATTGGTCCTAACAAACGTTTAATTGTCCCAGCGCAAACAGTTGACCGCAATGGCGACGGTCAACCAGATGACCTCAACGGTGATGGTACAATTAGCGATGCGGATCGAGTCTTGGGCAATGCCACAACTTTAGTTCAAGATGCTCATACCGCCGGATTGTTGGTGCATCCTTACACCTTCCGCAACGAAAGTGTTTACTTAGCATCTGATTACAACGGCGATCCAGTACAGGAGTACAAGCAGTTCATCGAGTTGGGCGTTGACGGTTTCTTCACAGACTTCCCCGGAACAGGAGATACGATACGCGACCTGTATGTAGGAGAAACTGTAGTTGCTAACCTTGGTGGTTCTAGAGGGTTTGAGGGCTTAGCAATTAACCCCAGTAAAACGACTCTGTATCCATTACTTGAAGGAACTGTTGTGGGCGATCCAGTAGGTTCTTTGAGAATCTATAAATACGATCTGCAATCCAGTAAGTTTGACGGTATAGCTGGTTACTATCAGCTGGAGAACCCAAGCAACGCTATTGGCGATTTTACTGTCGTTAACGAGAATGAGTATCTCATCATCGAACGTGATGGCGGTCAAGGTGCTACCGCACAGTTCAAGAAGATTTTCAAAGTTGACCTTTCTCAGAAAGATGCCAATGGCTTTGTTGCTAAAGAGGAAATTGCTAACCTGCTGAATGTTCAAGATCCAAATGACTTGAATGGAGATGGCAATAAATTGTTTACTTTCCCCTTTGTGACTATCGAAGATGTGTTGGTGCTCGATCGCAATACTATCTTAGTTGCCAATGATAACAACTACCCTGGTGGTGGTGGGCGATCGTCTGCTCCCGATAATAACGAAATTATTGTGCTTGAGTTAGGAACAACACTGAATCTCGATCCGCGTGTGGGACTTGCTGGGCTAGAATATGGCTTGGCTAACAATAACCTTGCGATCGGTAATATCGACGGCTTCATTGCTTAG
- a CDS encoding RNA-guided endonuclease InsQ/TnpB family protein — protein MYKTLPVKARFTDIEQAFWLDQCQHANSLINCALYHVRQTHYSRLEESGNAFTTYWKGDELRHGWKTYRCNTTYPELDKILKDNPHYKALAAQAAQQTLKSIGESITSYNGLVNAYYRGEVDKPSLPQYRKSGGLAAVTFPRQALTYKNGCFYPSISRETKPHLLAEIALPLPEFIDSDWVKEVTVRPCYGQFWINWVIDDGKQIMEMNPNLVYTQAWSFDHGGNNWLTGVSTLGQSLIIDGRKLRSMNQGYCRLVAKYKQGKSDFYWDSNLDRIQRKRNNQMRDAINKAARFIINRCLADGVGNLIIGWNEGQKNGSDMGKRGNQNFVPIPTGRLIERLKQLCPEYGIVLTITEESYTSKSSFLDDDLLPTFGEKPNGWKPSGERIERGLYKTFLGFVINADCNGAANIMRKVATQLGLVLVKVGRAVLSLPHRYDLFRDLKNSFRNSLRSASLDHVATSI, from the coding sequence GTGTACAAAACTTTACCAGTTAAAGCAAGGTTTACAGATATTGAACAAGCGTTTTGGCTAGACCAGTGCCAACACGCTAACAGTTTGATTAATTGCGCTCTTTATCATGTTCGTCAAACTCATTATTCAAGACTTGAAGAGTCGGGTAATGCTTTCACGACCTACTGGAAAGGTGATGAATTACGCCACGGATGGAAAACCTACAGATGCAATACTACTTATCCAGAACTTGATAAAATTCTCAAAGACAATCCACATTACAAGGCTTTGGCTGCACAGGCTGCACAGCAAACATTGAAATCTATTGGTGAGTCAATTACTTCTTACAACGGACTTGTTAATGCTTATTACAGAGGTGAGGTTGATAAACCATCGTTACCACAATATAGAAAAAGCGGTGGACTGGCGGCAGTTACGTTCCCAAGGCAAGCACTTACTTACAAAAATGGTTGTTTTTATCCTTCGATTAGTAGAGAAACTAAACCACATTTGTTAGCTGAAATTGCTTTACCATTACCAGAATTCATTGATTCAGATTGGGTGAAGGAAGTGACAGTTCGTCCTTGTTACGGTCAGTTTTGGATTAATTGGGTAATTGATGATGGCAAGCAAATAATGGAGATGAATCCCAATCTTGTTTACACGCAAGCTTGGAGTTTTGACCACGGTGGAAATAATTGGTTAACAGGTGTTTCAACACTTGGGCAGAGCTTAATTATTGATGGTAGAAAGTTACGTTCAATGAATCAGGGTTACTGCCGTCTTGTTGCCAAATATAAGCAAGGGAAGTCAGATTTTTACTGGGACTCTAACCTTGATAGGATTCAACGCAAACGCAATAACCAGATGAGAGATGCCATTAATAAAGCAGCTAGGTTTATTATTAATCGATGCCTCGCTGATGGTGTGGGAAATCTTATTATTGGTTGGAATGAGGGACAGAAGAATGGTTCTGATATGGGCAAGCGTGGCAATCAAAATTTTGTACCCATTCCAACGGGTAGATTGATTGAACGTCTTAAACAACTTTGTCCAGAGTACGGAATTGTTTTAACAATTACCGAAGAGAGCTACACATCCAAGAGTTCATTTCTTGATGATGACTTGCTACCTACATTTGGTGAGAAACCCAACGGATGGAAGCCATCAGGTGAAAGAATTGAACGTGGTCTTTACAAAACCTTTCTTGGTTTTGTAATCAATGCTGACTGCAACGGCGCAGCCAACATCATGCGTAAAGTAGCCACACAGCTAGGACTTGTCTTAGTTAAGGTGGGTAGGGCAGTTTTGAGTCTGCCACATCGGTATGACTTGTTCCGCGATCTAAAGAATTCATTTCGCAATTCGTTGCGAAGTGCGTCTTTAGACCACGTAGCAACATCCATTTAG